From Chelatococcus sp. YT9, a single genomic window includes:
- the accD gene encoding acetyl-CoA carboxylase, carboxyltransferase subunit beta, with translation MNWISDVVRPKIKTLFKREVPENLWIKCPDTGQMVFHKDVEANLYVIPGSNYHLRMTAANRLKAMFDDARWEAIPTPEAAVDPLKFRDEKRYVDRLRDAKAKTGMQDAVLVGVGDVEGQKTTIAVQDFEFMGGSLGMAAGEAIITGLDTARSRGTPFVLFVSSGGARMQEGILSLMQMPRTTVAVQRLRDAKLPYIVVLTNPTTGGVTASYAMLGDVHIAEPGALIGFAGPRVIEQTIREKLPPGFQRSEYLKDHGMVDMVVHRHDLKATIARLSRLLMRMPAAPAAEVKDEPAPEPQQMLEAAAE, from the coding sequence ATGAATTGGATCTCCGACGTCGTTCGGCCGAAGATCAAAACGCTCTTCAAGCGCGAAGTGCCGGAGAACCTCTGGATCAAATGCCCAGATACGGGGCAGATGGTGTTCCACAAGGACGTGGAGGCGAATCTCTACGTCATTCCCGGTTCCAACTATCACCTGCGCATGACGGCGGCCAATCGCCTGAAGGCGATGTTCGACGACGCCCGGTGGGAAGCGATTCCGACGCCTGAAGCTGCGGTCGATCCGCTCAAGTTCCGGGATGAGAAGCGCTACGTCGATCGCCTTCGCGACGCCAAGGCCAAGACCGGCATGCAGGACGCGGTACTGGTCGGCGTCGGCGATGTCGAGGGCCAGAAGACGACAATCGCGGTCCAGGATTTCGAATTCATGGGCGGATCGCTCGGCATGGCGGCCGGCGAGGCCATCATTACGGGCCTCGACACCGCGCGCAGCCGTGGCACGCCTTTCGTTCTCTTCGTCTCGTCAGGCGGAGCGCGCATGCAAGAGGGTATCCTCTCGCTCATGCAAATGCCGCGCACGACGGTCGCCGTGCAGCGCCTGCGAGACGCGAAGCTCCCCTATATCGTCGTGCTCACAAACCCGACCACAGGCGGCGTCACAGCGTCCTATGCCATGCTGGGCGACGTTCATATCGCCGAGCCAGGCGCGCTCATCGGCTTCGCCGGACCCCGCGTCATCGAGCAAACCATCCGCGAAAAGCTGCCGCCGGGCTTCCAGCGCTCGGAATATCTCAAGGATCACGGCATGGTCGACATGGTTGTCCATCGCCATGACTTGAAGGCAACGATCGCCCGCCTGAGCCGGCTCCTGATGCGAATGCCCGCCGCGCCTGCGGCGGAGGTGAAGGACGAGCCAGCGCCGGAACCGCAGCAGATGCTGGAAGCCGCCGCGGAGTAG